In Micromonospora ferruginea, the sequence GGCGTTGCCGGCGTTGGTCGACGCGCTCGGGCCGGGCGTGGTGGCGAACCTGGCCCGGACCGCCCGCCTGATCGCGGCGGACGCCGCCGCGCTGGACACGCTGGCCGCCGCGGCGCTCGACGATGTCCGGGCGGCCGGCGGCGGGCTCTCGGTGGACGGGCTGGCCGCGTTGCCGGACGCGGTTCGCGGTCGGGTGCTGCACGCCTGGGCGCGGGAGTTGGGCGCTCCGCCGGCCGACCTGTCCCACCGGCACGTGGCGGCGCTGGACGCCCTGGTCACCGACTGGCGCGGCCAGGGCCCGGCACACCTGCCCGGCAACCTGCCGGTGCGCCGCCACGCGGGCCGCCTGGTGCAAGGCGGGGCCCCCGCTTAACGCCTTCGGTATAGGCGGGGCCCCCGCTTAACGCCTTCGGCGGCCGGTCAGGCGTCGACGCGCTCGCGGAAGGTGGTCCGATAGGCCTGCGGCGTGGTGCCGACCCGCCGGGTGAAGTGGTGCCGCAGCGCGGCCGCGTCGCCGAAGCCGGCCTGGTCGGCCACGCTCTCCACGCTGAGCCTGGTGTCCTCCAGCAGCCGGCGGGCCAGCAGCACCCGCTGGTTGGTCAGCCAGTCGTGCGGCGTGGTGCCGGTCTCGGCCCGGAACCGGCGGGCGAAGGTACGCGGGGCCATCCCGGCCCGGGCGGCCAGCTCGTCCACGGTCACGCCGCGGTCCAGGTGGCCCATCAGCCACTCCAGCACCGGTTCGAGGGTGGGCGCCTCCGGCGCCTTCGGGATGGGCGCCTCGACGTACTGCGCCTGGCCACCGTCGCGGTGCGGCGGGACGACCATCCGCCGGGCCAGTCGGGTGGCCACGGCCGAGCCGTGCTCCTGTCGGACCAGGTGCAGGCAGGCGTCGATCCCGGCGGCGGTGCCGGCGCTGGTCAGCAGCCGGCCGTCCTGCACGTAGAGCGAGTTGCACCGGACCCGGGCCGTCGGGAACTGCTCCTGGAGTTCGTCGACGTGCCGCCAGTGCGTGGTGCAGTCGCGCCCGTCGAGCAGCCCGGCCCGGCCCAGCACGAACGCGCCGGAGCAGACGCTGAGCAGCCACGCGCCCCGGTCGGCGGCGCGGCGCAGCGCGGCCAGCACGGGCTCGGGCACGGCGGTGTCGCCCGAGTGCGCCGGCACCGCCACCAGGTCGGCGTCGTCGACCGGGGCGAGGTCGGCGGTCGGGGTGAGCAGGAAGCCGGAGCGGCTGCGCACCGGCCCGCCGTCGGCGGTGCAGACGTCGAACCGATAGCCGGGGAAGCCGTCGGCGGTGCGGTCGGTGCCGAACACCTCGGCGAGCACGCCGAGTTCGAACGCGGCGACCTCGTCGAGGGTGATGACGGCGACCGAGCGGAGCATGTGACGAGGGTAACCCAGCGGGTGGCAGAAAATCGATGCCCAGTGGCATGTCTGCCACTGTCCGCACCGGACGGCGGGCCGCAGACTAGGTGGTGTCCGGTGCGCACCGGCGGCGAAAACAGTCTCAACCCTTCGAAAGTGAGCGCCGCCATGACCGTTCTGCTGCTCCTGCTCTTCCTGTTCCTCCTCGTCGGGGCCAGCGCCCTCGGGCTCACCGCCGACACCCGCGACTCGGCCGACTGGAAGCCGACCGACGACGGGCGGCGCTGGCGCTCCCGCACCTGCTGAGGCGATTTATTTCCTTTGCGACGAAAATCCTCGGCGGGACCGCGCCAAAAGGGGCGGCCCCGCCGACGCAGGGCATCCGGCGTACGGCAGGCTAGGAGCATGTCTGACGGCTCCTGGTACGACGCCGACATCGACCACGTGATCATCTCCGAGGCGCAGATCCGCGAGAAGACGGCCGAGCTGGCCAAGCAGGTCTCGGCGGACTACGCACACGTCGAGGACGGCCTCCTGCTCGTCTGTGTGCTCAAGGGCGCGGTCATGTTCATGGCCGACTTCGCCCGCGCGCTGGGCCGCCAGGGCCCGCCCGCCGAACTGGAGTTCATGGCCGTCTCGTCGTACGGCCAGGGCACCACCTCGTCCGGTGTGGTCCGCATCCTCAAGGACCTGGACCGCGACATCGCCGGGCGGCACGTGGTGGTCGTCGAGGACATCGTCGACTCCGGCCTGACCCTCTCCTGGCTGCTGCGCTACCTGGAGTCGCGCTCCGCGGCCAGCGTCGAGGTGGTCGCCCTGTTCCGCAAGCCGGACGCGGTCAAGGTCGAGGTGCCGGTGAAGTACGTCGGCTTCGACATCCCGACCGAGTTCGTCGTCGGCTACGGCCTCGACTTCGGCGAGCGCTACCGCGAGCTGCCGTACGTCGGGGTGCTGAAGCCCGAGGTCTACGCGCGGGCCTGACCCCCGGCGGGCCGCTCGTCAGCGGACGTTCAGCGGGCTCTCAGTCTTTCGGTCTACGGTAGGGGCCGGTGACGTGGAGGCACCCTCCACGCCCGACCCCTCGAGCCGCAAGACCGTGCGGCGTGGGCGGGTCGGGTGCGGAGCTCCCCGCCACGCCGGCTCAAACCCTGGTTCGCCCTACGCGTAAGTGCCGGGCTCACAAGCTCACACCTCGCTCGCATCGAGTCATCAATGTGCGCGACTGCGGGGCTCGCAAGCTCACTCCTCGCGCGCACGGTGTACCGTCGAATGACCGTGGTGCGGCAGTTCGCGCGCCCCGGGGGTCGGGCCGGCCCGCACGGCGGCTCCGGCCGCCGCCCGAGGCGGCGACACCATTCAGACGGTCAGGACGTCGATCAGGAGGATGCGGGCGTCTCGGCGCCCGACGACAGCATGGAACGTACGCGTTTCTTCCGCCGACCGGTGGTCTGGATCATCCTGGTCATCCTCGGCGCCGTTGTGCTCAGTCAACTGTTCACCGCTGGTCCGAGCTACCACCGGGTGGACACATCCGTTGCGCTCGACCAGCTCAATAAGGGTGGCATCGAGAAGGTCGTCTTCCAGGACAAGGAGCAGACGCTCCAGCTCGACCTGAAGGACAAGGCCAAGTTCGGTGACACCACCACCGACAAGATCGAGGCGCAGTTCCCCTACGAGGTCGGCGGCCAGGTCTGGAACCAGGTCCGCGAGGCTGAGGCGGCGGACCGGATCACCGGTGCGGTCGACACCAAGGTGTCGTCGGACAGCATCTGGGTCAGCCTGCTCGTCAATCTCCTCCCCATCGCGCTGCTCGTGCTCCTGCTGCTGTTCTTCATGTCGCAGATGCAGGGTGGCGGCTCGCGGGTGCTCAACTTCGGCAAGTCCAAGGCGAAGATGATCACCAAGGACACGCCGAAGACCACCTTCGCGGACGTGGCCGGGGCGGAAGAGGCCGTCGAGGAACTGCACGAGATCAAGGACTTCCTGCAGAACCCGGCGAAATACCAGGCCCTGGGCGCCAAGATCCCGAAGGGCGTGCTGCTCTTCGGCCCGCCCGGAACCGGTAAGACGCTGCTCGCCCGGGCCGTGGCCGGCGAGGCCGGGGTGCCGTTCTACTCGATCTCCGGCTCCGACTTCGTGGAGATGTTCGTCGGTGTCGGCGCCAGCCGGGTCCGCGACCTCTTCGAGCAGGCCAAGTCGAACGCCCCGGCGATCGTCTTCGTCGACGAGATCGACGCGGTCGGCCGGCACCGTGGCGCCGGCATGGGCGGCGGCCACGACGAGCGGGAGCAGACCCTCAACCAGCTCCTGGTCGAGATGGACGGCTTCGACACCAAGGGCGGCGTCATCCTGATCGCCGCCACCAACCGGCCGGACATCCTCGACCCGGCGCTGCTGCGCCCGGGCCGGTTCGACCGGCAGATCCCGGTCGACGCCCCCGACATGGAGGGCCGCAAGGCCATCCTCCGGGTGCACGCCAAGGGCAAGCCGTTCACGCCCGACGTCGACCTCGACGCGGTCGCCCGGCGCACCCCGGGCTTCTCCGGCGCCGACCTGGCCAACGTGATCAACGAGTCCGCGCTGCTCACCGCGCGCAAGGAACAGCGGGCGATCAGCAACGACTCGCTCGAGGAGTCGATCGACCGGGTGATCGCCGGTCCGCAGCGCCGGACCAGGGTGATGAGTGACCAGGAGAAGAAGATCACCGCGTACCACGAGGGTGGGCACGCGCTGGTCGCCTGGGCGCTGCCGCACGCCGCGCCGGTGCACAAGGTGACCATCCTGTCCCGTGGCCGGTCGCTGGGTCACACGCTGGTCCTCCCCACCGAGGACAAGTACACCCAGACCCGGGCCGAGATGATCGACACCCTGGCGTACGCGCTGGGCGGCCGGGCGGCCGAGGAACTCGTGTTCCACGAGCCGACCACCGGCGCCGGCAACGACATCGAGAAGGCCACCCAGTTGGCCCGCGCGATGATCACCCAGTACGGCATGAGTTCGAAGCTCGGCGCGATCAAGTACGGCACCAGCGGCGACGAGCCGTTCCTCGGCCGCAACATGGGCCACGAGCGGGACTACTCGGACTCGGTGGCCGCCGAGATCGACAGCGAGATGCGCGCGTTGATCGAACTGGCCCACGACGAGGCCTGGGAGATCCTGGTGGAATATCGGGACGTGCTGGACAACATGGTCCTGGAGTTGATGGAGAAGGAAACCCTCTCCACCGCCGACATGGCCCGGATCGCCGCCCGGGTGGTCAAGCGCCCGCCGATGGCGCCCTACCACGGCTTCGGCAAGCGCCAGCCCTCCACCGAGCCGCCGGTGCTCACCCAGGCCGAGAAGGACGCGCTGCAGAAGCAGGCGACGGCCGACGGCATCTCGGTGGGCGGATCCAGCAACAACTCGGACGGTACCCACTGAGCAGCGACTCGACGGCCGGCTCCCTTGACCGGGAGCCGGCCGTCTCCGCGACCGAGCCCGACGGGGACGACGCGCTCGACTACGTCGCCGCGCGCCTGATCAGCGGCAAGCTGACCGGCGGCCCGGTCGAGAACAGCGTCGACCTCGGCCGGATCGAGAAGGCGGTCCGGGAGATCCTCATCGCGGTCGGTGAGGACCCCGACCGCGACGGCCTCCAGCAGACCCCGGCCCGGGTCGCCCGCGCCTACGCCGAACTCTTCGCCGGCCTGCGCGTCGACCCGGCGCAGGTCCTCCGCACCACCTTCGAGGCCAACCACG encodes:
- the hpt gene encoding hypoxanthine phosphoribosyltransferase, coding for MSDGSWYDADIDHVIISEAQIREKTAELAKQVSADYAHVEDGLLLVCVLKGAVMFMADFARALGRQGPPAELEFMAVSSYGQGTTSSGVVRILKDLDRDIAGRHVVVVEDIVDSGLTLSWLLRYLESRSAASVEVVALFRKPDAVKVEVPVKYVGFDIPTEFVVGYGLDFGERYRELPYVGVLKPEVYARA
- the ftsH gene encoding ATP-dependent zinc metalloprotease FtsH, yielding MERTRFFRRPVVWIILVILGAVVLSQLFTAGPSYHRVDTSVALDQLNKGGIEKVVFQDKEQTLQLDLKDKAKFGDTTTDKIEAQFPYEVGGQVWNQVREAEAADRITGAVDTKVSSDSIWVSLLVNLLPIALLVLLLLFFMSQMQGGGSRVLNFGKSKAKMITKDTPKTTFADVAGAEEAVEELHEIKDFLQNPAKYQALGAKIPKGVLLFGPPGTGKTLLARAVAGEAGVPFYSISGSDFVEMFVGVGASRVRDLFEQAKSNAPAIVFVDEIDAVGRHRGAGMGGGHDEREQTLNQLLVEMDGFDTKGGVILIAATNRPDILDPALLRPGRFDRQIPVDAPDMEGRKAILRVHAKGKPFTPDVDLDAVARRTPGFSGADLANVINESALLTARKEQRAISNDSLEESIDRVIAGPQRRTRVMSDQEKKITAYHEGGHALVAWALPHAAPVHKVTILSRGRSLGHTLVLPTEDKYTQTRAEMIDTLAYALGGRAAEELVFHEPTTGAGNDIEKATQLARAMITQYGMSSKLGAIKYGTSGDEPFLGRNMGHERDYSDSVAAEIDSEMRALIELAHDEAWEILVEYRDVLDNMVLELMEKETLSTADMARIAARVVKRPPMAPYHGFGKRQPSTEPPVLTQAEKDALQKQATADGISVGGSSNNSDGTH
- a CDS encoding GlxA family transcriptional regulator, with translation MLRSVAVITLDEVAAFELGVLAEVFGTDRTADGFPGYRFDVCTADGGPVRSRSGFLLTPTADLAPVDDADLVAVPAHSGDTAVPEPVLAALRRAADRGAWLLSVCSGAFVLGRAGLLDGRDCTTHWRHVDELQEQFPTARVRCNSLYVQDGRLLTSAGTAAGIDACLHLVRQEHGSAVATRLARRMVVPPHRDGGQAQYVEAPIPKAPEAPTLEPVLEWLMGHLDRGVTVDELAARAGMAPRTFARRFRAETGTTPHDWLTNQRVLLARRLLEDTRLSVESVADQAGFGDAAALRHHFTRRVGTTPQAYRTTFRERVDA